A section of the Calditrichota bacterium genome encodes:
- a CDS encoding T9SS type A sorting domain-containing protein, with protein sequence MKRFVILFATLAMAVFMVSNSFAGNKALKKANGVTEIKLYTNENPPRFWGYDSVGTNHAANYLGQKKAYPHASSLVVRFGINNDIVNGDTCNIYVSHDAAIGPYAYWLHLVGMPNPRNWVDIYRSDTEGYDEYLDASHTERVTFWIKADPKLADTYPLFFVWRSQNVNGHDAFSAIACIRGETIVRIDPYGDWNVVRFRKFTGDWQFVSIPWAFFTIPTADSVQAIIPYSWAGVQTDGKSFGPDFDPSTIRVYQLDSKIGGEPDKGNFPWPDNGTPEGTGDYGIDEMILTLNPGTGVTGVNGEKTTVPLTYELKDAYPNPFNPSTTIEYGLPVSNNVKIVVYNAMGQKVKTLVNSYQTLGTYKVTWDGTNDFGETVPSGVYFCKMTSSHFSAVKKLMLMK encoded by the coding sequence ATGAAACGATTCGTAATTCTGTTTGCCACACTTGCAATGGCTGTGTTTATGGTTTCCAACAGCTTTGCCGGAAACAAGGCCCTGAAAAAGGCCAACGGCGTTACTGAAATTAAATTGTATACCAACGAGAATCCGCCTCGATTTTGGGGTTATGATTCCGTGGGTACCAATCATGCGGCCAATTATCTGGGACAAAAAAAGGCCTATCCCCATGCCAGCAGTTTAGTGGTTCGGTTTGGTATCAATAACGACATTGTCAACGGCGACACCTGCAATATTTACGTGAGCCACGACGCCGCCATCGGTCCTTATGCTTACTGGCTCCATTTAGTGGGCATGCCCAATCCCAGAAACTGGGTGGATATTTACCGCTCCGATACGGAAGGCTACGATGAATACCTGGACGCCTCGCACACCGAGCGGGTCACGTTCTGGATTAAAGCGGATCCGAAATTAGCGGATACCTATCCGCTGTTTTTTGTCTGGAGAAGCCAGAATGTGAATGGCCACGATGCCTTCAGCGCCATCGCCTGTATCCGCGGTGAAACGATTGTACGGATTGATCCTTATGGTGATTGGAATGTTGTCCGTTTCCGCAAATTCACTGGCGATTGGCAGTTTGTGTCCATTCCGTGGGCCTTTTTCACCATCCCGACAGCCGATTCCGTTCAGGCCATTATTCCTTACAGCTGGGCGGGTGTCCAGACAGACGGAAAATCCTTTGGCCCCGATTTCGATCCCTCCACTATTCGCGTGTACCAGTTGGACAGCAAAATCGGCGGTGAACCCGACAAAGGGAATTTCCCATGGCCGGACAACGGGACACCAGAAGGCACCGGCGATTACGGCATTGATGAAATGATTCTGACATTGAATCCGGGAACGGGTGTAACCGGCGTGAACGGCGAAAAAACCACCGTTCCTCTGACTTACGAGTTGAAAGATGCCTATCCCAACCCGTTCAATCCCAGCACCACCATTGAATACGGTCTGCCGGTAAGCAACAACGTAAAAATTGTGGTGTACAACGCCATGGGACAGAAGGTAAAAACACTGGTTAACAGCTATCAAACCCTCGGCACCTACAAGGTGACCTGGGACGGCACCAACGATTTTGGCGAAACCGTTCCCAGTGGCGTCTATTTCTGCAAGATGACCTCCAGCCACTTCAGCGCTGTGAAAAAACTGATGTTGATGAAATAG